From the genome of Pseudoxanthomonas sp., one region includes:
- a CDS encoding response regulator transcription factor: MRLLVIEDNALLRAQLHGLLSAEGIEADFAGDGLSGLQMALASPPDVLVLDLGLPGLDGLRLCERLRAEADRHIPVLMLTARDALDDKLQGFRAGADDYLVKPFAGAELLARCAALSQRHRAGQTHVLQIGTLRIDRRHGHASRQGRPLELHATGYQILLALAEAWPRTLTRSDLVQRLWDDAPPESDPLRTHLYLLRQVLDKPFATPMLKTVHGVGFRLEADA; the protein is encoded by the coding sequence CTGCGCCTCCTGGTGATCGAGGACAACGCGCTGCTGCGCGCCCAGCTGCACGGACTGCTGTCGGCGGAAGGCATCGAGGCCGACTTCGCCGGCGACGGCCTGAGCGGGCTGCAGATGGCCTTGGCCTCACCGCCGGACGTGCTGGTGCTGGACCTCGGCCTGCCGGGCCTGGACGGCCTGCGCCTGTGCGAACGCCTGCGTGCCGAGGCTGACCGCCACATCCCCGTGCTGATGCTGACCGCGCGCGATGCGCTGGACGACAAGCTGCAGGGCTTCCGCGCCGGTGCCGACGACTACCTGGTCAAGCCGTTCGCCGGGGCGGAACTGCTGGCGCGCTGCGCTGCGCTGTCGCAACGGCACCGGGCCGGCCAGACGCATGTGCTGCAGATCGGCACGCTGCGGATCGATCGCAGGCACGGCCACGCGAGCCGCCAGGGACGCCCGCTGGAACTGCATGCCACCGGCTATCAGATCCTGCTTGCACTGGCCGAAGCGTGGCCGCGCACGCTGACGCGCAGCGACCTGGTACAGCGGTTGTGGGACGACGCGCCGCCGGAGTCCGATCCGCTGCGCACGCACCTCTATCTGCTGCGGCAGGTGCTGGACAAGCCGTTCGCCACGCCGATGCTGAAGACCGTGCACGGCGTCGGCTTCCGGCTGGAAGCCGACGCATGA
- a CDS encoding bifunctional DedA family/phosphatase PAP2 family protein, translating to MEASWFDNLLAWISAHPVAAGLVIFAIAFCDAVIIIGAIVPALPLLFAVGVLIGLGEISGPYAVVCATLGALIGDATSYWVGHRWGQQLRTVWPFRKYPQLLDRGELLFRRNAWKSIFVARFVGPIRPFVPAVAGISRMPLRRYGVASAAACVAWAAAFLLPGWVLGHAYDAVAAVAGRLALVLGLLVAVIALAWALVLYTYRWFAAHADALLARALAWSHAHPVLGRYTAAVFEPARRESVPLALLAILLLAIVWIWFAFLIIVIGHGEPLAVDLWVYELMRALRNPLADYPLAALASLGDEQVLAPASLLVLGYLSWRRRWMAAAHWLAAIAFGLALTAWLGASVDIPKPPSVSSGFGFPSIAVTMSTITFGFFAVLIARELPGRTRVWPYLVSGIVVALIGFARIYLGAHWLSDIIGGMLFGLVWLLVLGIAYRRRMVRSFWIKPIAWLFYGSFVLAGLWHAPRNVEHMLAQFQAPVIERSVALQAWWDADWQSLPGRRNEFDDEQRWPLDVQVAGPLAPLKATLVGAGWREQPQAGWEETLNLLDIDLSDDEQPVLPATLDTRAESLLMLRDGDQPGEIYVLRLWPADTRLQPGDVPLWIGSAQVLQQQRAFNLIRLWRPLREARTALEAVTQATSELDHAIAPHPDSGLPVLRLRTGGEQIPPP from the coding sequence ATGGAAGCCTCCTGGTTCGACAACCTGCTGGCCTGGATCAGCGCGCATCCCGTGGCCGCAGGGCTGGTGATCTTCGCCATCGCGTTCTGCGATGCGGTGATCATCATCGGCGCGATCGTGCCGGCGCTGCCGCTGCTGTTCGCCGTCGGCGTGCTGATCGGGCTGGGCGAAATCTCCGGACCCTATGCCGTCGTCTGCGCCACCCTGGGTGCGCTGATCGGCGATGCGACCAGCTACTGGGTCGGCCATCGCTGGGGCCAGCAGCTGCGCACCGTCTGGCCGTTCCGCAAGTATCCGCAACTGCTGGACCGCGGCGAACTGCTGTTCCGCCGCAATGCGTGGAAGAGCATCTTCGTCGCCCGCTTCGTCGGCCCGATCCGCCCGTTCGTGCCCGCCGTCGCCGGCATCTCGCGCATGCCGCTGCGGCGGTACGGGGTGGCCAGTGCGGCCGCATGCGTCGCGTGGGCGGCGGCGTTCCTGCTGCCCGGCTGGGTGCTGGGCCACGCCTACGATGCCGTGGCCGCCGTCGCCGGCCGGCTGGCGCTGGTGCTGGGGCTGCTGGTGGCCGTCATCGCGCTGGCCTGGGCCCTGGTCCTGTACACCTACCGCTGGTTCGCCGCGCACGCCGATGCGCTGCTGGCGCGTGCGCTGGCGTGGTCGCATGCGCATCCGGTGCTGGGCCGCTACACGGCCGCGGTGTTCGAGCCGGCGCGGCGCGAATCGGTGCCGCTGGCGCTGCTGGCCATCCTGCTGCTGGCCATCGTCTGGATCTGGTTCGCCTTCCTCATCATCGTGATCGGCCACGGCGAACCGCTGGCGGTCGACCTGTGGGTGTACGAACTGATGCGCGCGCTGCGCAATCCGCTGGCGGACTATCCGCTGGCGGCGCTGGCTTCGCTCGGCGACGAGCAGGTACTGGCGCCGGCTTCGCTGCTCGTGCTCGGTTACCTGAGCTGGCGCAGGCGCTGGATGGCGGCCGCGCACTGGCTGGCGGCGATCGCCTTCGGCCTGGCGCTGACGGCCTGGCTGGGCGCCTCGGTGGACATCCCCAAGCCGCCGAGCGTCAGCAGCGGCTTCGGCTTCCCGTCCATCGCGGTGACGATGTCGACCATCACCTTCGGCTTCTTCGCCGTGCTGATCGCGCGCGAACTGCCGGGCCGCACGCGGGTCTGGCCGTACCTGGTATCGGGCATCGTGGTGGCGTTGATCGGCTTCGCCCGCATCTACCTGGGCGCGCACTGGCTCAGCGACATCATCGGCGGCATGCTGTTCGGCCTGGTCTGGCTGCTGGTGCTGGGCATCGCGTACCGCCGCCGCATGGTGCGCTCGTTCTGGATCAAGCCGATCGCGTGGCTGTTCTACGGCAGCTTCGTGCTGGCGGGACTGTGGCATGCGCCGCGCAACGTCGAGCACATGCTGGCGCAGTTCCAGGCTCCGGTGATCGAACGCAGCGTCGCCCTGCAGGCGTGGTGGGACGCGGACTGGCAGTCGCTGCCGGGCCGCCGCAACGAATTCGACGACGAACAACGCTGGCCGCTGGACGTGCAGGTCGCCGGTCCGCTGGCGCCGTTGAAGGCGACGCTGGTGGGCGCGGGCTGGCGCGAACAGCCGCAGGCCGGGTGGGAGGAAACGCTGAACCTGCTGGACATCGACCTGTCGGACGACGAGCAGCCGGTGCTGCCCGCCACGCTCGACACACGCGCGGAGAGCCTGCTGATGCTGCGCGACGGCGACCAGCCCGGCGAGATCTACGTGCTGCGCCTGTGGCCGGCCGACACGCGCCTGCAGCCCGGCGACGTGCCGTTGTGGATCGGCAGCGCGCAGGTGCT
- a CDS encoding cysteine hydrolase family protein: protein MNLALIVIDVQRGLFEPQPAPADADAVVARIDALADRAREAGAPVIFVQHERAGDLEAESEGWALHPGLRVVEGDHRIRKTTPDAFLRTGLDEVLSFCGVEGVVLCGYATEFCVDTTARSAAAHGYHVVLASDAHTTHDKAHADAARIRAHHNATLPAIRSFGVGIRALPAAEVAFAG, encoded by the coding sequence ATGAACCTCGCCCTGATCGTGATCGACGTGCAGCGTGGCCTGTTCGAGCCGCAACCGGCGCCCGCCGACGCCGATGCGGTGGTCGCGCGCATCGATGCGCTGGCGGACCGGGCGCGCGAGGCCGGCGCACCGGTGATCTTCGTGCAGCACGAACGCGCCGGCGACCTGGAGGCCGAGTCGGAGGGGTGGGCGCTGCATCCGGGCCTGCGCGTGGTCGAGGGCGACCACCGCATCCGCAAGACCACGCCGGATGCCTTCCTGCGCACCGGCCTGGACGAAGTGCTGTCGTTCTGCGGCGTGGAAGGCGTGGTGCTGTGCGGGTATGCCACCGAGTTCTGCGTGGACACCACGGCGCGCAGTGCCGCCGCGCACGGCTACCACGTGGTGCTGGCGTCCGACGCGCATACCACGCACGACAAGGCGCACGCCGATGCGGCCCGGATCCGCGCCCATCACAACGCCACGCTGCCGGCGATCCGCAGCTTCGGCGTGGGCATCCGCGCGCTGCCGGCGGCGGAGGTCGCCTTCGCCGGCTGA
- a CDS encoding NAD(P)-dependent oxidoreductase, whose translation MTTLAGKTLFITGASRGIGLAIALRAARDGANVAIAAKSSVPNPKLPGTIHSAAQAVNEAGGRGLALKCDIREEDQVKAAMAATVDAFGGIDILVNNASAIWLAGALDTPMKRFDLMQQVNARGSFLCAQAALPYLKQAANPHILMLAPPPSLDPKWWAPHTGYTLAKMGMSFVTLGLAGEFGPQGIAVNALWPRTIIATDALNMIPGVEIPRCRTPQIVADAAHAVLVRESRGFHGQFLIDEDVLREAGVVDFAPYAVDASQALLPDLFVD comes from the coding sequence ATGACGACCCTCGCCGGCAAGACCCTCTTCATCACCGGCGCCTCGCGCGGCATCGGCCTGGCCATCGCGCTGCGCGCCGCGCGCGACGGCGCCAACGTGGCGATCGCGGCCAAGTCGTCGGTGCCGAACCCGAAACTGCCCGGCACCATCCACAGCGCCGCACAGGCCGTCAACGAGGCCGGTGGCCGCGGCCTGGCGTTGAAGTGCGACATCCGCGAGGAGGACCAGGTGAAGGCGGCGATGGCCGCCACCGTCGATGCCTTCGGCGGCATCGACATTCTGGTCAACAACGCCAGCGCCATCTGGCTGGCCGGTGCGCTGGACACGCCGATGAAGCGCTTCGACCTGATGCAGCAGGTCAACGCGCGCGGCAGCTTCCTGTGCGCGCAGGCGGCGCTTCCCTACCTGAAGCAGGCGGCCAATCCGCACATCCTGATGCTGGCGCCGCCTCCGTCGCTCGATCCGAAGTGGTGGGCGCCGCACACCGGCTACACGCTGGCGAAGATGGGCATGAGTTTCGTGACCCTCGGACTGGCCGGCGAGTTCGGTCCGCAGGGCATCGCCGTCAATGCCCTGTGGCCGCGCACCATCATCGCCACCGATGCATTGAACATGATTCCGGGCGTGGAGATCCCGCGCTGCCGCACGCCGCAGATCGTCGCCGACGCCGCGCATGCGGTGCTGGTACGCGAGTCCCGCGGCTTCCACGGGCAGTTCCTGATCGACGAGGACGTACTGCGCGAGGCCGGCGTCGTCGACTTCGCACCCTACGCGGTCGATGCCTCGCAGGCGCTGCTGCCCGACCTTTTCGTCGACTGA
- a CDS encoding ion transporter: MKFQPRLFSAPQLNPATEDGWRRRWFDIIYRHDTPPSRNFDLALVLAILASVIVIMLDSVQSFHARHAGVLYALEWAFTLLFTAEYALRLATVRRPLRYAVSIWGIIDLLSILPTYLSVLVPGAQSLLVVRILRILRLFRILKLTQYVEESGQLVGALWRSRRKIFVFICAVLTLVVIFGALMYVVEGPEHGFTSIPTSMYWAIVTMATVGFGDIAPQTTAGRAITSVLILIGYSIIAVPTGIYTAELASSLREASHERGHLDRRGCPECGLEGHDPDALHCRNCGSRLHAPMG, translated from the coding sequence ATGAAGTTCCAGCCGCGCCTGTTCTCCGCTCCCCAGCTGAATCCCGCCACCGAGGACGGCTGGCGACGGCGCTGGTTCGACATCATCTATCGGCACGATACGCCGCCATCGCGCAATTTCGACCTGGCGCTGGTGCTGGCCATCCTCGCCAGCGTGATCGTCATCATGCTGGACAGCGTGCAGTCCTTCCACGCACGCCACGCCGGCGTGCTGTACGCGCTGGAGTGGGCCTTCACCCTGCTGTTCACCGCCGAATACGCGCTGCGCCTGGCCACCGTGCGGCGGCCGCTGCGTTACGCGGTGAGCATCTGGGGCATCATCGACCTGCTGTCCATCCTGCCGACGTACCTGTCGGTGCTGGTGCCGGGCGCGCAGAGCCTGCTGGTCGTCCGCATCCTGCGCATCCTGCGGCTGTTCCGCATCCTCAAGCTGACCCAGTACGTCGAGGAGAGCGGGCAGCTGGTGGGCGCGCTGTGGCGCAGCCGGCGCAAGATCTTCGTCTTCATCTGCGCGGTACTGACGCTGGTCGTCATCTTCGGCGCGCTGATGTACGTGGTGGAGGGGCCGGAGCACGGCTTCACCAGCATTCCCACCAGCATGTACTGGGCCATCGTGACGATGGCGACCGTCGGCTTCGGCGACATCGCGCCGCAGACCACGGCCGGTCGCGCGATCACGTCGGTGCTGATCCTGATCGGCTACAGCATCATCGCCGTGCCCACCGGCATCTACACGGCGGAACTGGCCAGCAGCCTGCGCGAAGCTTCGCACGAGCGCGGCCACCTGGACCGCCGCGGTTGCCCGGAATGCGGGCTCGAGGGCCACGACCCCGACGCGCTGCACTGCCGCAACTGCGGTTCGCGGCTCCACGCTCCCATGGGCTGA
- a CDS encoding acetylornithine transaminase, with protein sequence MSATTSDLLSNGQRYYLPVYRPREVILERGQGARVWDSEGREYVDLSAGIAVCGLGHNDPDLVAALTEQAGKLWHTSNVFYSEPPLRLAEELVTASRFAERVFLCNSGTEANEAAIKLVRKWASSQGRAPDQRVIVTFRGSFHGRTLAAVTATAQPKYQEGYEPLPGGFRYVDFNDVTQLEIAMSCGDVAAVMLEPVQGEGGVMPAASGFLRAVRELCDHHGALLVLDEIQAGMGRTGTLFAHWQDGVVPDIVTLAKALGGGFPIGAMLAGPRVAGTMQFGAHGTTFGGNPLAAAVARVALRKLASPQIANNVARQSAALRKGLDAINAELGLFSQVRGRGLMLGAVLNARHAGRAGDVLDLAAAQGLLMLQAGPDVLRFVPSLNITDAEVADGLARLHAALRIFVARA encoded by the coding sequence ATGAGCGCCACGACTTCCGACCTGCTGTCGAACGGACAGCGCTATTACCTGCCGGTCTACCGTCCGCGCGAGGTGATCCTGGAGCGCGGCCAGGGCGCGCGGGTCTGGGACAGCGAAGGCCGCGAGTACGTGGACCTGTCCGCCGGCATCGCCGTCTGCGGCCTGGGCCACAACGATCCGGACCTCGTCGCGGCGCTCACCGAGCAGGCGGGCAAGCTGTGGCACACCAGCAACGTGTTCTACAGCGAGCCGCCGTTGCGGCTGGCCGAGGAACTGGTCACCGCCTCGCGCTTCGCCGAGCGCGTGTTCCTGTGCAATTCCGGCACCGAAGCCAACGAGGCCGCGATCAAGCTGGTGCGCAAGTGGGCGAGTTCGCAGGGCCGCGCGCCGGACCAGCGCGTCATCGTGACCTTCCGCGGCAGCTTCCACGGCCGCACCCTGGCGGCGGTCACGGCGACCGCGCAGCCCAAGTACCAGGAAGGTTACGAACCGCTGCCGGGCGGGTTCCGTTATGTCGACTTCAACGACGTGACCCAGCTCGAGATCGCCATGTCCTGCGGCGACGTGGCGGCGGTGATGCTCGAGCCGGTGCAGGGCGAGGGCGGGGTGATGCCGGCCGCATCCGGCTTCCTGCGCGCGGTGCGCGAGCTGTGCGACCACCACGGCGCGCTGCTGGTGCTGGACGAGATCCAGGCCGGCATGGGCCGCACCGGCACGCTGTTCGCGCACTGGCAGGATGGCGTGGTGCCGGACATCGTGACGCTGGCCAAGGCGCTGGGCGGTGGTTTTCCCATCGGCGCGATGCTGGCCGGTCCCAGGGTGGCCGGTACGATGCAGTTCGGCGCGCACGGCACCACCTTCGGCGGCAATCCGCTGGCGGCGGCGGTGGCGCGCGTGGCGCTGCGCAAGCTGGCGTCGCCGCAGATCGCCAACAACGTGGCGCGCCAGTCGGCCGCGCTGCGCAAGGGACTGGATGCGATCAATGCCGAACTCGGCCTGTTCTCGCAGGTGCGTGGCCGCGGCCTGATGCTGGGCGCCGTGCTCAACGCCAGGCACGCCGGCCGCGCCGGCGACGTGCTGGACCTGGCTGCGGCACAGGGCCTGCTGATGCTGCAGGCCGGCCCCGACGTGCTGCGCTTCGTGCCGTCGCTCAACATCACCGACGCGGAAGTGGCCGATGGCTTGGCTCGCCTGCATGCGGCGTTGCGGATCTTCGTCGCGCGCGCCTGA
- a CDS encoding HAMP domain-containing sensor histidine kinase, with protein MTTSRLPRRRLRDRLMLAFAGFTVLVATVFALYLLLFVYAVEDQLFETILDREVAAQQAYHRQHGRWTTPRDGFMSVVATTSALPDGIGEVLLAEPRRREVAGADGRHYHLRPLRAPAGNQPTAWLVAEVSALLVVRPMRAQILHLLAWSGIAMVALALLLGGWLARRTTAPLSRLADAVGDAAPDRLPPGFAAGFPDDEVGLVARRLDELIARVRDFVEREREFTRDASHELRTPLTVIRTATERLATEADLSDSARRSLDHIAQSARQLEQTVVLLLSLAREQTSTETASSVPLLPLLERVIVEQSPLLENKPVEVQVDVAGDVFAVLPATVLGILLSNLVGNAFAHTREGRIVIDMQDRTLRIANPGHGVREEDFVPFARGADSHGAGLGLSIVRRLCERYGIALRIDGVSGQTVARLTLPAT; from the coding sequence ATGACGACGTCCCGCCTGCCGCGCCGTCGCCTGCGCGATCGCCTGATGCTGGCATTCGCCGGCTTCACCGTGCTGGTCGCCACCGTGTTCGCGCTGTATCTGCTGCTGTTCGTGTACGCGGTGGAAGACCAGCTGTTCGAGACCATACTGGACCGCGAGGTCGCCGCGCAGCAGGCGTACCATCGGCAGCACGGCCGCTGGACCACGCCGCGCGACGGCTTCATGTCGGTGGTGGCGACGACGTCGGCGCTGCCGGACGGCATCGGCGAGGTGCTGCTCGCGGAGCCGCGTCGGCGCGAAGTCGCCGGCGCCGACGGCCGTCACTACCACCTCCGCCCGTTGCGCGCGCCCGCCGGAAACCAGCCGACCGCCTGGCTGGTCGCCGAAGTCAGCGCGCTGCTCGTGGTCCGGCCGATGCGCGCGCAGATCCTGCACCTGCTGGCCTGGTCCGGGATCGCGATGGTGGCGCTCGCTTTGCTGCTGGGCGGCTGGCTGGCGCGCCGCACCACCGCACCGCTGTCGCGGCTGGCCGATGCCGTGGGCGATGCAGCACCGGACCGACTGCCCCCCGGCTTCGCCGCCGGCTTCCCGGATGATGAAGTGGGCCTGGTCGCGCGCCGACTCGACGAGCTGATCGCGCGCGTGCGGGACTTCGTCGAGCGCGAGCGGGAATTCACCCGCGATGCCAGCCACGAACTGCGCACGCCGTTGACGGTGATCCGCACGGCGACCGAGCGGTTGGCCACCGAAGCGGATCTTTCCGACAGCGCGCGTCGCAGCCTGGACCACATCGCACAATCGGCGCGCCAGCTGGAGCAGACCGTCGTGCTGCTGCTCTCGCTGGCGCGGGAGCAGACCTCCACCGAGACGGCGTCGTCGGTCCCGCTGCTGCCGCTGCTCGAGCGCGTCATCGTCGAGCAATCGCCGCTGCTGGAGAACAAGCCGGTCGAGGTGCAGGTCGATGTCGCGGGCGATGTCTTCGCGGTGCTGCCCGCGACCGTGCTCGGCATCCTGCTGTCGAACCTGGTCGGCAACGCCTTCGCGCATACCCGCGAGGGTCGCATCGTGATCGACATGCAAGACCGCACGCTGCGCATCGCCAATCCCGGCCACGGCGTGCGCGAGGAGGACTTCGTGCCCTTCGCCAGGGGCGCCGACAGCCACGGCGCCGGACTCGGGCTGTCGATCGTGCGGCGGCTGTGCGAGCGGTACGGCATCGCACTGCGGATCGATGGGGTGTCCGGCCAGACGGTCGCGCGGCTTACCCTGCCGGCGACCTGA
- a CDS encoding serine/threonine protein kinase — protein MRSPSEIAALKADSFGRISLMQGPEGPFVRRDLAHVPLWLRLPAWWLARREALALRQVAGMADVPQLLDWTGRRLDRSYMEGAAMYQRPPRGDLAYFRRARRLLQQLHRCGIAHNDLAKEANWLVLDDGRPAIIDFQLATRGDPRSRWMRLLARQDLRHLLKHKRMYCAASLTPVEKRVLKRTSWVRDLWFRTGKPVYRFITRRLLKWEDNEGQGPKP, from the coding sequence TTGCGCTCGCCTTCCGAAATCGCTGCACTCAAGGCCGACAGTTTCGGCCGCATCTCGTTGATGCAGGGGCCGGAAGGGCCGTTCGTCAGGCGTGACCTCGCGCACGTTCCGCTGTGGCTGCGGCTGCCGGCGTGGTGGCTGGCGCGACGCGAGGCGCTGGCGCTGCGCCAGGTCGCCGGCATGGCCGACGTGCCGCAGCTGCTGGACTGGACCGGTCGCCGCCTCGACCGCAGCTACATGGAGGGCGCGGCGATGTACCAGCGCCCGCCGCGCGGCGACCTGGCCTATTTCCGTCGGGCGCGCCGGCTGCTGCAGCAGCTGCACCGCTGTGGCATCGCGCACAACGACCTCGCCAAGGAAGCCAACTGGCTGGTCCTGGACGACGGCCGCCCGGCGATCATCGATTTCCAGCTCGCCACCCGCGGCGATCCGCGCTCGCGCTGGATGCGCCTGCTCGCACGGCAGGATCTGCGCCACCTGCTCAAGCACAAGCGCATGTACTGCGCCGCGTCGCTGACGCCGGTGGAGAAGCGCGTGCTCAAGCGCACCTCGTGGGTGCGCGACCTGTGGTTCCGTACCGGCAAACCGGTCTATCGCTTCATCACCCGCAGGCTGTTGAAGTGGGAAGACAATGAAGGGCAGGGACCGAAGCCCTAG
- a CDS encoding VOC family protein, protein MKYLHAMIRVHDLEATGRFLTEGLGLIETRRMDSPQGRFTLVYFGAPANPEAEIELTYNWPPEDGSPPEQYGSARNFGHLAFEVDDIYALCAHLQSQGVTINRPPRDGRMAFVRTPDLISIELLQKGAALPPQEPWLSMANTGVW, encoded by the coding sequence ATGAAATACCTGCACGCGATGATCCGCGTCCACGATCTCGAAGCGACCGGCCGCTTCCTCACCGAAGGCCTGGGCCTGATCGAAACCCGTCGCATGGACAGCCCGCAGGGCCGCTTCACGCTGGTGTACTTCGGCGCGCCGGCCAATCCGGAGGCGGAAATCGAACTGACCTACAACTGGCCGCCGGAAGACGGCAGCCCGCCCGAGCAGTACGGCAGCGCGCGCAACTTCGGCCATCTCGCCTTCGAGGTCGACGACATCTATGCGCTCTGCGCGCACCTGCAGTCGCAGGGCGTCACCATCAACCGTCCGCCACGCGACGGCCGCATGGCCTTCGTGCGCACGCCGGACCTGATCTCCATCGAGCTGCTGCAGAAGGGCGCGGCGCTGCCGCCGCAGGAGCCCTGGCTGTCGATGGCCAATACCGGCGTGTGGTGA
- a CDS encoding sigma-70 family RNA polymerase sigma factor yields the protein MDATETLAALVAAARTGQRAALDALFRRFAPVVHGILLARLQPADADDLTQDVLETALTRLPSLREDAAFPGWIVSIARHAAMDAARRRLPLTGVPMEEVADGADIEDRVEARRSLEAIRALPEAYRETLLLRLVEGLTGPEIAERTGLSPGSVRVNLHRGMALLRTALSTPARGASP from the coding sequence GTGGACGCAACGGAAACCCTGGCGGCACTGGTGGCGGCGGCACGGACCGGCCAGCGCGCGGCGCTGGACGCTCTGTTCCGGCGCTTCGCGCCGGTGGTGCACGGCATCCTGCTGGCGCGGTTGCAGCCCGCCGATGCCGACGACCTGACCCAGGACGTGCTGGAGACCGCACTCACGCGCTTGCCGTCGTTGCGCGAGGACGCCGCGTTCCCTGGCTGGATCGTCAGCATCGCCCGCCACGCGGCGATGGACGCGGCCCGCCGCCGCCTGCCGCTGACGGGCGTGCCGATGGAAGAGGTCGCGGACGGCGCGGATATCGAGGACAGGGTCGAGGCCCGGCGTTCGCTGGAGGCGATCCGCGCGCTGCCCGAGGCCTACCGCGAAACCCTGCTGCTGCGCCTGGTGGAGGGACTGACGGGACCGGAGATCGCCGAGCGCACGGGGCTGTCGCCCGGCAGCGTGCGGGTGAACCTGCACCGCGGAATGGCCCTGTTGCGCACCGCCCTGTCGACGCCTGCACGAGGAGCATCGCCATGA